One Polynucleobacter sp. MWH-Spelu-300-X4 genomic window carries:
- a CDS encoding cell division protein ZapA — MSQNRIEITLGGQKFAFAIAPEHEASLRAAAAIVDEQLEAALSSGNRSIERAAIMTAIKLAGDLQAAKMNISHAENPGASLDQMALLQSKVDQIEASVDSALKTLSLPG, encoded by the coding sequence ATGAGCCAAAATCGCATTGAAATTACCCTAGGCGGCCAGAAATTTGCGTTCGCCATTGCTCCAGAGCACGAAGCTAGCCTAAGAGCTGCTGCAGCCATTGTTGATGAACAACTAGAAGCTGCCTTATCCAGCGGCAACCGTAGCATTGAGCGCGCGGCCATCATGACAGCGATTAAGCTAGCTGGCGACCTTCAAGCCGCCAAAATGAATATCAGCCATGCAGAAAACCCAGGCGCAAGCTTAGATCAAATGGCACTCCTACAGTCCAAAGTTGATCAAATCGAGGCATCTGTTGATTCTGCGCTGAAAACGCTTTCCCTACCTGGTTAG
- a CDS encoding TonB-dependent receptor, whose translation MSFKQKPLAIAIALTLTSASSFSQTNNELGAITIYGSRFQEKDNQTLPQSNIISSVEIQKSGLTNIADVLKKIGGLPIRQDLYGNTNATIDLGGFGDSADNNVVVLLDGIRISENEQAPARISLIPIEAIEQIEITRGGNSALYGDGANGGVINIISKKNLDSLNIVSAGIGSNNTYQSNLYTAKKFGDISASVFGETNNSKGYRNNNQTASQSGGSIIQWQPNQYTKAGIRLFVDEQRNNLPGTLPLTWLNNNSKAKQQSIYSEQYKAESSNITIFASSKIDQVEYAIDISERNKHTHWQYDKDACELSSSCSQAYPSNSFASVNSSSTTRQINPRVRIDDFLVPQNKLTLGMDWLDWQFSRDVPEFTWGPSNASNKHSTSGFYANSDWTINSNNRLIGGYRTEKFKQSKYYADISGDEFDSDHQRITSHNIQYIRSIESTQLYAKHGKNYRLPNADDNYQLANLWTLSNPLKPQTSIDNEFGINYKNSSQQYSLSYYKSSITNEIGYDEHIYGNGNYPSSRRTGIFASARQTLTAMFSLRAQIQTINSKILAGTYAGKSVPSIPEYTSSFGVETRFNAKEMLDLAYRSVGKSYASGDNQNNGFRTNQQHYVDMRYNLKNGSWDWTASINNLLDKKQYDYAVYKPNYLDLYQRTVYPTLGRNFSLTGRYVF comes from the coding sequence ACTAATATTGCAGATGTTTTAAAGAAAATAGGCGGACTTCCAATCCGACAAGATTTATATGGCAACACTAATGCCACTATTGATTTAGGTGGGTTTGGTGATTCAGCAGACAATAATGTTGTAGTTCTTTTAGATGGCATCAGAATTTCAGAGAATGAGCAAGCCCCAGCTAGAATTTCTCTAATCCCAATTGAAGCTATTGAGCAAATTGAAATAACTCGCGGCGGCAATAGCGCCCTTTATGGTGATGGTGCTAATGGTGGTGTTATTAATATTATCAGCAAAAAGAATCTTGATAGTCTTAACATTGTTTCAGCAGGCATCGGAAGTAACAATACCTATCAATCCAATCTCTATACCGCCAAAAAATTTGGCGATATCAGCGCATCCGTTTTTGGTGAAACCAATAACTCAAAGGGCTACAGGAATAACAATCAAACGGCATCGCAATCTGGCGGCTCCATTATTCAATGGCAACCTAACCAATATACTAAGGCTGGCATCCGTTTATTCGTAGATGAGCAAAGAAATAACCTACCTGGAACACTGCCACTTACTTGGTTAAACAACAATTCAAAAGCCAAACAACAATCTATTTACTCCGAGCAATACAAAGCAGAGTCAAGCAATATCACGATCTTTGCATCATCAAAAATTGATCAAGTCGAGTACGCGATTGATATAAGCGAGAGAAATAAACATACCCATTGGCAATATGATAAAGACGCATGCGAATTAAGCAGCAGTTGTTCACAAGCATATCCTAGCAACTCATTTGCTAGCGTCAACAGTTCATCCACCACACGTCAGATTAACCCAAGAGTAAGGATCGATGATTTTCTAGTTCCTCAAAATAAATTGACTCTTGGCATGGATTGGCTAGATTGGCAATTCTCAAGAGATGTTCCAGAATTTACATGGGGGCCAAGTAACGCATCAAACAAACACTCAACCAGTGGTTTTTATGCTAACTCGGATTGGACTATCAACTCAAATAATCGATTAATCGGCGGCTACAGAACGGAAAAATTCAAACAGTCGAAGTATTACGCCGACATCTCTGGAGATGAGTTTGATAGCGATCACCAAAGAATTACATCTCATAACATTCAATACATCAGAAGTATTGAATCAACCCAGCTATACGCAAAACATGGGAAAAATTATCGCTTACCTAATGCCGACGATAACTATCAATTAGCCAATTTGTGGACGCTATCAAACCCGCTAAAACCACAAACATCAATCGATAATGAATTTGGCATCAACTATAAAAACAGTTCTCAACAATATAGTCTCAGTTACTACAAAAGCTCAATCACTAATGAGATTGGTTACGATGAACACATTTATGGTAACGGAAACTACCCTTCATCCAGAAGAACAGGTATCTTTGCAAGTGCTCGCCAAACCCTAACAGCAATGTTTAGTTTACGGGCTCAAATTCAAACTATTAACTCAAAAATATTGGCCGGCACTTACGCGGGTAAATCAGTTCCTAGCATTCCAGAATATACGAGTTCTTTTGGGGTAGAAACCCGCTTTAACGCAAAAGAAATGCTAGATTTAGCTTATCGCTCGGTTGGCAAATCTTATGCATCTGGAGATAACCAAAATAATGGATTTAGAACCAATCAGCAGCATTATGTTGATATGAGATACAACCTAAAAAATGGTTCATGGGACTGGACAGCAAGTATCAACAACTTATTGGATAAAAAACAATACGATTATGCGGTCTATAAACCTAATTATTTAGATTTATACCAAAGAACAGTCTATCCAACTCTAGGCCGCAACTTTAGTCTGACTGGTAGGTATGTTTTCTAG